The sequence below is a genomic window from Dyadobacter chenwenxiniae.
TATTTCCGTTGCGAAATTATAGAAAAATGGTTGGGAATTATTTACCGTTTATCAAGCCTGCAAACCGGTGGGTAAGTTGTTGATAACGGCTAATAATCGGATGCTGTAAGTTGTAAATTCCTCTTGATATTATCTGTATTTATTTAGTCTGAAATTATATTTTTAAAAGAAAAAGCCGTTGGATTTTTGCTTGGAATTCGGTATTTTTACACATTAGAAAAGACCAATTATCAGGCGGTTTTGCAACCAAAGGCCGCTTTTTTATGAACAAACTAAATTACTGAAACCATTTTATGGCACAACCAACCACTGATAAAGACAACAAACTTAAAGCACTTCAAACCACGCTCGAAAAGCTGGACAAGACTTACGGCAAAGGCACAGTAATGCGCCTAAGCGACAGCAAGGTTTTGGATATTCCGGTTATCTCAACAGGATCTCTTGGGCTGGACTTAGCGCTGGGGGTAGGAGGCGTTCCGCGTGGCCGTGTTGTTGAAATTTACGGGCCTGAATCATCGGGTAAGACGACATTATCGATGCATTGCATAGCCGAGGCTCAAAAGAAAGGCGGGCTTGCTGCATTTATTGACGCAGAGCATGCATTTGACCGGTCCTATGCCGAGAAATTGGGTATAGACACAAGCAATTTATTGATTTCACAGCCAGATAACGGCGAGCAGGCATTGGAAATTGCTGAACATTTGATTAGCAGTGGCGCGGTGGATATTATCGTTATTGACTCTGTTGCAGCCTTGGTGCCTCGCGCCGAGCTTGAAGGTGAAATGGGTGACAGCAAAATGGGTTTACAGGCTCGTTTGATGTCGCAGGCATTGCGTAAGCTTACCGGTGTAATTAATAAAACCGGGTGCTGCTGTATTTTCATCAACCAGTTGCGTGAGAAAATCGGCGTTATGTTCGGTAACCCTGAAACAACTACGGGTGGTAATGCATTGAAATACTATGCTTCTGTGCGTCTGGATATCCGTCGCGTTGGTCAGATCAAAGAAAGCGCTGACCAGATCTTGGGTAACCGCACACGCGTGAAAGTCGTTAAGAATAAAGTGGCACCACCTTTCAAAGTTGTGGAATTTGATATTATGTATGGTGAAGGAATTTCCAAAGTAGGAGAGATCATTGACCTGGCTGTGGAACTGGATATCGTTAAGAAAGCAGGTTCATGGTTCAGCTATG
It includes:
- the recA gene encoding recombinase RecA; this translates as MAQPTTDKDNKLKALQTTLEKLDKTYGKGTVMRLSDSKVLDIPVISTGSLGLDLALGVGGVPRGRVVEIYGPESSGKTTLSMHCIAEAQKKGGLAAFIDAEHAFDRSYAEKLGIDTSNLLISQPDNGEQALEIAEHLISSGAVDIIVIDSVAALVPRAELEGEMGDSKMGLQARLMSQALRKLTGVINKTGCCCIFINQLREKIGVMFGNPETTTGGNALKYYASVRLDIRRVGQIKESADQILGNRTRVKVVKNKVAPPFKVVEFDIMYGEGISKVGEIIDLAVELDIVKKAGSWFSYDGNRLGQGRDAVKALIKDNPELMDELEGKVRAKVNNEPDALIDTSEPNVVDEGAPL